One part of the Thermoanaerobacterales bacterium genome encodes these proteins:
- a CDS encoding nitronate monooxygenase yields MLPKLRIGHLAPRYPIIQGGMALRVSTAPLVAAVAAAGGIGVIGGTGMSEGELRGEIRKARKLSPGIIGVNVMFAVREFATLIRAAIEEKIDVIFTGAGFSRDVFGWGRDAGVPVVSIVSSARLARMAEKSGASAVVAEGREAGGHLGTDRSVKEIVPEIKQAVNIPVIAAGGIVDGNDIAEAFLLGADGVQMATRFVLSEECTVSGAFKQQYLRATAEDVVLIKSPVGMPGRAIRNAFVEKILAHNAPVPSECRKCLKVCSKEYCIMQALENSRTGNVTDGVVFCGQNVHRIRDILPVRSIFEKLIAECRAAMENRLKAGPSPP; encoded by the coding sequence TTGTTACCGAAGTTGAGGATAGGGCACCTGGCGCCCCGCTATCCGATCATCCAGGGGGGCATGGCCCTCCGCGTTTCAACGGCGCCGTTGGTGGCGGCGGTGGCCGCCGCGGGGGGGATCGGTGTCATCGGGGGCACGGGAATGTCCGAAGGTGAACTGCGGGGCGAAATTCGGAAAGCCAGAAAGCTGTCACCGGGGATCATTGGGGTCAACGTAATGTTTGCGGTGCGGGAGTTCGCCACCCTGATCCGCGCGGCCATTGAGGAGAAGATCGACGTCATCTTCACGGGGGCCGGTTTCAGCCGGGACGTTTTCGGCTGGGGACGGGATGCCGGGGTTCCGGTCGTCTCCATCGTATCGTCGGCCCGGCTGGCCCGGATGGCCGAGAAGAGCGGCGCGTCGGCGGTGGTGGCCGAGGGCCGCGAGGCGGGCGGCCATTTGGGGACGGACCGTTCGGTGAAGGAGATCGTCCCGGAGATTAAGCAGGCCGTCAACATCCCGGTCATCGCGGCCGGCGGGATCGTCGACGGCAACGATATTGCCGAGGCCTTCCTCCTTGGGGCGGACGGGGTGCAAATGGCGACCCGGTTTGTGTTAAGCGAGGAATGTACAGTGTCTGGCGCTTTTAAACAACAATACCTCAGGGCGACGGCTGAAGACGTGGTATTGATCAAGAGCCCGGTGGGGATGCCGGGACGGGCGATACGCAACGCGTTTGTGGAGAAGATCCTGGCGCATAACGCGCCCGTTCCCTCGGAGTGCCGGAAATGCCTGAAGGTCTGCTCCAAAGAATACTGCATTATGCAGGCGCTGGAAAACAGCCGGACGGGCAATGTCACGGACGGGGTCGTGTTCTGTGGCCAGAACGTCCACCGCATCAGGGATATCCTTCCAGTACGGAGCATCTTTGAGAAACTCATTGCCGAGTGCCGGGCTGCAATGGAAAATCGGCTGAAAGCAGGGCCGTCGCCTCCATGA
- a CDS encoding glutamine amidotransferase, with the protein MLTVGHLYPDLLNLYGDRGNIIAFTRRCRWRGIPVRVREINLGEDVDFRELDFLFLGGGSDREQDLMAADLAARRENLRAAIEDGLVVLAICGGYQLLGRYYRTLDGREIPGLGLLDLYTQAGGKRLIGNVAVEITLGGRVIRATGFENHAGRTFLGTGVASLGRVLAGCGNNGRDGTEGARYRNVFCSYLHGPLLPKNPALTDHLLCLALARRGLDDSPAFLDDTLEEQANAVMLARLGIRQGRN; encoded by the coding sequence ATGTTGACCGTCGGTCATCTGTACCCTGACCTTTTGAACCTCTACGGGGACCGGGGCAACATCATCGCCTTCACCCGGCGATGCCGCTGGCGCGGCATCCCTGTGCGGGTGCGGGAGATCAACCTTGGGGAGGACGTCGATTTCAGGGAACTGGATTTTCTGTTCCTTGGGGGGGGCTCGGACAGGGAGCAGGACCTCATGGCCGCCGACCTCGCCGCCCGGCGCGAGAACCTGCGGGCGGCCATCGAGGACGGCCTGGTCGTCCTGGCCATCTGCGGCGGTTACCAGCTTCTCGGCCGTTACTACCGTACCCTGGACGGGCGGGAGATTCCGGGCCTAGGCCTGCTCGACCTTTACACCCAGGCGGGGGGCAAGCGCCTCATCGGCAACGTGGCCGTGGAGATCACCCTCGGCGGCAGGGTTATCCGGGCCACGGGGTTCGAGAACCACGCCGGCCGGACCTTCCTCGGGACGGGGGTCGCCTCCCTGGGACGCGTGCTCGCCGGCTGCGGCAACAACGGCCGCGACGGCACGGAAGGGGCGCGCTACCGAAACGTCTTCTGCTCCTACCTGCACGGCCCGTTGCTACCGAAGAACCCGGCCTTGACCGACCACCTGCTGTGCCTTGCCCTAGCGCGACGCGGCCTGGACGACTCCCCGGCGTTCCTGGACGATACCCTGGAGGAACAGGCCAACGCCGTGATGCTGGCACGCCTGGGCATCAGGCAAGGAAGAAACTAA
- a CDS encoding MurT ligase domain-containing protein encodes MSFRHCLAIGGGMAAGYLSQVLGRRGSSLPGVVALRLNPAALREFASRAARGVVLVTGTNGKTTTNNMLARILSAAGHRVVCNREGANMRPGVTAAFVRASGLAGPRPYDYAVLEVDEASFPRVAAEAQPRMVVVTNFFRDQLDRYGELDRTITLIRESITGLPAAQLVLNADDPLVAQLGRLDYPVWYYGLAAHGHTALGAAAREARFCPFCGTALRYSLYHYSQLGFYACPGCGFARPKPAVEAHGVCQDGPGLAGTVHLQGRRIPLRLPTRGFYNIHNALAALTAASLLGIETARSLAALALYEPATGRLQRFTDRGRAVYLNLVKNPAGFNESLALVLQAGGTRDICLAINDNAADGRDISWLWDVDFEALEEAPGLLRFVCCGQRAAEMAVRLKYAGLPEERLIVRPGFPAAVRETLAGEGEAVYFLATYTALWPVEAELERLLGGAGEEEGLTGHVDRRSSVP; translated from the coding sequence TTGAGTTTCCGTCATTGCCTGGCCATCGGCGGCGGCATGGCCGCGGGTTATCTGAGCCAGGTTCTCGGGCGCCGCGGTTCGTCGCTGCCCGGGGTGGTCGCCCTGCGCCTTAACCCCGCTGCCCTCCGCGAGTTCGCATCGCGGGCCGCAAGGGGAGTGGTCCTGGTCACCGGGACCAACGGCAAGACGACGACCAACAACATGCTGGCCCGCATCCTGTCCGCCGCCGGCCACCGGGTGGTATGCAACCGTGAAGGGGCCAACATGCGCCCCGGCGTGACGGCGGCCTTTGTGCGCGCCTCCGGACTGGCGGGCCCGCGGCCATACGATTACGCCGTCCTGGAGGTGGACGAGGCCAGCTTTCCCCGGGTGGCGGCCGAGGCGCAGCCCCGCATGGTGGTGGTGACCAACTTCTTCCGCGACCAGCTTGACAGGTACGGGGAACTGGACCGGACAATCACCCTTATCCGTGAATCCATCACAGGACTTCCGGCGGCCCAGTTGGTGCTCAACGCCGACGACCCGCTGGTGGCCCAACTGGGGCGGCTTGACTATCCGGTATGGTACTACGGCCTGGCGGCACATGGGCACACCGCGCTGGGCGCGGCTGCCCGGGAGGCGCGCTTTTGTCCGTTTTGCGGCACGGCGCTCCGGTACAGCCTCTACCACTACAGCCAGTTAGGCTTTTATGCCTGTCCGGGCTGCGGTTTTGCCCGCCCGAAGCCTGCGGTTGAGGCCCACGGGGTCTGCCAGGACGGCCCCGGCCTGGCCGGCACCGTCCATCTTCAGGGGCGGCGTATTCCGCTGCGCCTGCCCACCCGGGGCTTTTACAACATCCACAACGCCCTGGCGGCGTTGACCGCCGCCTCGCTCCTTGGGATCGAAACGGCTCGCAGCCTGGCCGCCCTGGCCCTGTACGAGCCGGCGACCGGACGCCTGCAACGCTTCACCGACCGCGGGCGGGCGGTCTACCTTAACCTGGTCAAGAACCCGGCGGGCTTCAACGAGAGCCTGGCCCTGGTCCTACAAGCCGGCGGGACACGGGATATCTGCCTGGCCATCAACGACAACGCCGCCGACGGCCGGGACATCTCCTGGCTGTGGGACGTGGACTTTGAGGCCCTGGAGGAAGCCCCGGGCCTCCTGCGGTTCGTTTGCTGCGGACAGCGGGCGGCCGAGATGGCGGTCCGCCTGAAGTACGCGGGCCTGCCCGAAGAACGGCTTATCGTGCGGCCGGGCTTCCCGGCCGCCGTGCGGGAAACCCTGGCCGGGGAAGGGGAAGCCGTTTACTTCCTGGCCACTTACACCGCTCTGTGGCCGGTGGAAGCGGAACTGGAACGGCTGCTGGGCGGGGCCGGGGAAGAGGAGGGGTTGACCGGGCATGTTGACCGTCGGTCATCTGTACCCTGA
- a CDS encoding FAD/NAD(P)-binding protein, with protein sequence MGHPDNPLLPMPATIQKIIPETPDVNTFRVTLDDPEAQAAWHHEPGQLAMLSAFGVGEAMFSISSAPTRKGYLEFSVKRMGHVTSALHQLAPGASIGLRGPYGNHFPYGKMRGKDLLFIGGGFALAPLRSLIDFVLDPAHRGDYGHVDIIYGARSSGDLCFKRDLFENWPQAEGTTVYTTIDVAEEQWSGHVGFVPAYVEEVAPSGESRVALVCGPPVMIKFTLQALDKLGFADDQVYSTLELRMKCGIGKCGRCNIGSTFVCLEGPVFTMAQIKALPPEF encoded by the coding sequence ATGGGACATCCCGACAATCCGCTGCTGCCCATGCCGGCCACCATCCAGAAGATTATCCCCGAGACCCCGGACGTGAACACCTTCCGCGTCACCCTTGACGACCCGGAGGCCCAGGCCGCCTGGCACCATGAGCCGGGCCAGTTGGCCATGCTCTCGGCCTTCGGCGTGGGCGAGGCCATGTTCTCCATCAGCTCCGCCCCGACGCGCAAGGGCTACCTGGAATTCTCCGTCAAGCGCATGGGACATGTGACGAGCGCCTTGCACCAGCTTGCTCCCGGGGCGTCCATCGGGCTCAGAGGGCCGTACGGCAACCACTTCCCCTACGGGAAGATGCGCGGCAAGGACCTCCTCTTCATCGGCGGCGGGTTCGCGCTGGCGCCGCTCAGGTCCCTGATCGATTTCGTGCTCGACCCGGCGCACCGCGGCGACTACGGGCACGTGGACATCATCTATGGCGCACGATCCTCCGGCGACCTCTGCTTCAAGCGGGACCTCTTCGAAAACTGGCCGCAGGCGGAGGGCACGACGGTCTACACGACCATCGACGTCGCCGAGGAACAGTGGTCCGGCCACGTCGGCTTCGTCCCGGCCTACGTCGAGGAGGTCGCCCCCAGCGGGGAGAGCCGGGTGGCCCTGGTGTGCGGGCCGCCGGTCATGATCAAATTCACGCTGCAGGCCCTGGACAAGCTGGGCTTCGCCGACGACCAGGTCTACTCCACCCTGGAGTTGCGGATGAAGTGCGGCATCGGCAAGTGCGGCCGGTGCAACATCGGCTCCACCTTCGTTTGTCTGGAGGGGCCGGTTTTCACCATGGCGCAGATCAAAGCCCTCCCGCCCGAGTTTTAA
- a CDS encoding 4Fe-4S dicluster domain-containing protein, whose amino-acid sequence MAEKVIGAAELTRLLQASAEKGLLVAPVAEEGIVTYRRVGSAEEVSLDFGLATVPPKEHFLPQTEELYRYDRTSGRAVVTPPLPPAPAVLFGVRPCDVRGVLALDPVFEGRFGDAYWRQKREATTIVALSCTQVRPECFCAAFGGGPTDGMGADLLLTAVGDGYYAEVLSDKGRALAEEYAALFREDGLEEARKGKEALAARLGAELASRVDPGGVYEKLGGMFSHPYWEALARKCLGCGICTFLCPTCHCFDIVDEPGAPGTGKRLRCWDSCMFTEFTLHTSGHNPRPGKKERVRNRFMHKLRYHRDRYGLDGCVGCGRCVAKCPVNLDIRRVITDVKEVR is encoded by the coding sequence GTGGCTGAGAAGGTTATTGGGGCCGCTGAACTGACCCGGCTTCTTCAGGCTTCGGCCGAAAAGGGCCTACTGGTGGCGCCCGTGGCTGAGGAAGGCATCGTGACCTACCGGCGGGTGGGGTCCGCGGAAGAGGTCAGCCTGGACTTCGGCCTGGCTACCGTCCCCCCGAAGGAGCACTTCCTGCCCCAGACGGAGGAGTTGTACCGTTACGACCGGACCTCCGGGCGGGCGGTCGTAACACCGCCGCTGCCACCGGCCCCCGCCGTCCTCTTCGGCGTACGGCCCTGCGATGTCCGGGGCGTGCTGGCCCTGGATCCCGTCTTTGAGGGCCGCTTCGGCGACGCCTACTGGCGACAAAAGCGGGAGGCTACCACCATCGTCGCCCTTTCCTGTACGCAGGTGAGGCCTGAATGCTTCTGTGCCGCGTTCGGCGGCGGGCCCACCGACGGCATGGGCGCCGACCTTCTGCTGACCGCCGTCGGGGACGGCTATTATGCCGAGGTTCTGAGCGACAAAGGACGGGCCCTGGCCGAGGAATACGCCGCCCTCTTCCGTGAGGACGGCCTCGAAGAGGCCCGCAAAGGGAAGGAAGCCCTGGCCGCGCGGCTGGGCGCCGAACTGGCCTCGCGGGTCGATCCGGGCGGAGTCTATGAGAAGCTGGGCGGGATGTTCAGCCATCCCTACTGGGAGGCGCTGGCCCGCAAGTGCCTGGGCTGCGGGATCTGCACCTTCCTCTGCCCGACCTGCCACTGCTTCGATATCGTGGACGAGCCGGGCGCGCCCGGTACCGGGAAACGGCTGCGCTGCTGGGACTCCTGCATGTTTACGGAGTTCACGCTGCACACCAGCGGCCACAACCCCCGGCCGGGGAAGAAGGAACGGGTGCGCAACCGGTTTATGCATAAGCTACGTTACCACCGCGACCGCTACGGCCTCGACGGCTGCGTCGGCTGCGGCCGCTGTGTCGCCAAGTGCCCGGTGAACTTGGACATCCGCCGGGTTATCACCGACGTCAAGGAGGTGCGCTAA
- a CDS encoding 4Fe-4S dicluster domain-containing protein, whose product MKETLQNLRRQAADLLEKKEVALVIGWEPGSDIARTTPFFAAAPDEASRLTWGPFCANGLVKYLLDYRYGTEKLAVAARGCDMRAVNRLVQDRQFPRERVVVLGLPCAGILDRAKVLPRFTPGAKLLEVADRGDTYLVRTDLDGEKAFPKAEFLEPRCLECEQNVPEGADRLLGPAVASPALPGIDRFGDVAALEALDPAAKSAFWDRYFTRCLRCYACRNICPACNCKECAFEQAVPGWQQDARWISKATTLSENYTFHLIRMFDVAGRCIDCGECERVCPVNIPLRKLYRKVLKDARELFAAPTPGKAPDAVLPMVTFAENDREEFM is encoded by the coding sequence ATGAAAGAAACGCTGCAAAACCTGCGCCGCCAAGCGGCGGACCTGCTGGAGAAGAAAGAGGTCGCCCTGGTCATCGGCTGGGAGCCCGGCAGCGACATTGCGCGCACCACGCCTTTCTTCGCCGCCGCGCCGGACGAGGCGTCGCGGCTGACGTGGGGCCCCTTCTGCGCCAACGGGCTGGTGAAGTACCTTCTGGACTACCGGTACGGCACGGAGAAGCTGGCCGTGGCCGCGAGGGGCTGTGACATGCGGGCGGTCAACCGCCTGGTCCAGGACCGGCAGTTCCCGCGGGAGAGGGTCGTCGTCCTGGGGCTGCCGTGCGCCGGCATACTGGACCGCGCGAAGGTGCTGCCCCGTTTCACCCCCGGGGCGAAGCTGCTCGAGGTTGCCGACCGGGGGGATACGTACCTGGTGCGGACGGACCTGGATGGGGAGAAGGCTTTCCCGAAGGCTGAATTCCTGGAGCCGCGCTGCCTGGAGTGCGAACAAAACGTCCCGGAAGGGGCCGACCGCCTGCTCGGACCGGCGGTGGCGTCTCCCGCGCTGCCCGGCATAGACCGTTTCGGCGACGTGGCCGCGCTCGAGGCCCTGGACCCGGCGGCGAAGAGCGCCTTCTGGGACCGGTACTTCACCCGCTGCCTGCGCTGCTATGCCTGCCGGAACATATGCCCGGCCTGCAATTGCAAGGAATGCGCCTTTGAACAGGCGGTTCCGGGCTGGCAGCAGGACGCGCGCTGGATATCCAAGGCCACAACACTGAGTGAGAACTACACCTTCCACCTGATCCGCATGTTCGACGTCGCGGGGCGATGCATCGACTGCGGCGAGTGCGAGCGGGTGTGCCCCGTGAATATACCGCTGCGAAAGCTCTACCGGAAGGTGCTCAAGGACGCGCGGGAACTCTTCGCCGCTCCGACCCCGGGGAAGGCGCCGGACGCCGTGCTGCCGATGGTGACTTTCGCCGAAAACGACCGTGAGGAATTCATGTAG
- a CDS encoding hydrogenase iron-sulfur subunit, whose product MSVEEKSRPAGFDPKIIGFFCNWCSYAGADLAGVSRMAYPPNVRIIRVPCSSRVHPHFVLRAFKKGADGVLVSGUHPGDCHYVSGNYFTRRRFQLFKRLMEYVGFEPGRLTVRWISGSEGGKLVDTMREVSERITALGPNHKMRETE is encoded by the coding sequence TTGTCTGTAGAGGAGAAGAGCCGGCCCGCGGGCTTCGACCCGAAGATCATAGGGTTCTTCTGCAACTGGTGCAGCTACGCCGGGGCCGACCTGGCCGGCGTGAGCCGCATGGCCTACCCCCCCAACGTCCGGATCATCCGGGTGCCCTGCTCCAGCCGGGTGCATCCGCACTTTGTCCTGCGCGCCTTTAAGAAGGGGGCGGACGGCGTCCTGGTCTCGGGGTGACACCCGGGCGACTGCCACTATGTTAGTGGCAACTACTTCACCCGGCGCCGCTTCCAGCTGTTCAAGCGGCTGATGGAGTACGTCGGTTTCGAGCCCGGGCGATTGACGGTGCGCTGGATCTCGGGGTCCGAGGGCGGGAAGCTTGTTGATACGATGCGCGAGGTAAGCGAGCGCATCACCGCCCTGGGGCCGAACCACAAGATGCGGGAGACGGAGTAG